From a single Lewinella sp. LCG006 genomic region:
- a CDS encoding PDZ domain-containing protein, which produces MKLLYSLLFALSFCTLAGQGTQLLRQPTLSRNHVVFVYANDLWKADRSGGTAVRLTTHEGYESLPHFSPDEQWIAFTAAYDGNTDVYVIPAEGGTPQRLTWHPDGDFVTGWTPDGQVLFRSGREGRPTQTNKLYSVSLKGGLPVALDIPRAAYGEISANGQYLAYVPITSWDPEWRNYRGGQAMPIWIVDLKTKALTRTPQPTQERHLDPVWWEGKIYYLSERDLASNIWMYDPANGNEEQVTFHKKFDVKSLDAGPDALVYEQGGYLHVLDPTTKKSTQIAIEVKGDQNFARPRWEDISARDWDNPQLSPTGQRVILEHRGEIFTVPKEKGSWRNLTNNSGAADRNPIWSPKGDQVAWFSDVSGEYQLQLADQQGKLIKTYALPNPTFYFRPAWSPDGRYIAYTDTDYNIWCLDLTTGNTKLADTDRYAHPNRAMNPVWSPDSKWLAYAKQLESHFKVAFAFQVETGERIQLTDGMADVISPVWDKGGKYLYFLASTDYGLNSGWLDMSSFDPAISRSLYCLVLSAKAEGPTLVESDEEPVGPKEEEEEEKSKDEAITVNIDPQGLFGRTVALNVPSGNYMGLEAGLANEVFLLESVPKTPGATVHKYKLEDHKKEEFLTGVRNFITSNDGAHLLYQTSNWHIVATKSTPKAGDGKLDADLKIAVDPQAEYHQIFKEGWRYMRDFLYVDNVHGAPWDKVYEWYAPWIDHVRHRTDLNYVVDIMSGEVAIGHSYVSGGDFPDTDRVPVGLLGCDFREQNGYYQIAKIYTGEQWNPDVKAPLHLPGLNVKEGDYLLAVNGKSLSAPTNPYQLFEQTSDRAITITVASSPDGADRRELLVKPVANERDLRYWDWIEGNRRKVDELSDGKLAYVYVPNTGNGGFTSFNRYYFAQQDKKGVIIDERNNGGGSAADYMIDVMSRTLFGFFNSKANDRRPWTTPMAGIWGPKVMLINERAGSGGDLLPYMFKAKGIGPLVGTRTWGGLVGTWDTPRFVDGGRMVAPRGGFFDTNGNWAVEGEGVAPDIEVIQDPKLVLEGHDPQLERAVSEALRMLEEETFELPNEPKAPVRWKRPEGFKE; this is translated from the coding sequence ATGAAACTGCTCTACAGTTTACTTTTCGCCCTCTCGTTTTGCACTTTAGCGGGCCAAGGCACCCAGCTGCTCCGCCAGCCAACGCTTAGCCGAAACCACGTGGTGTTCGTCTACGCCAACGACCTCTGGAAGGCCGACCGTTCGGGAGGAACGGCCGTACGACTGACCACTCATGAAGGCTACGAATCCCTGCCGCACTTCTCTCCTGACGAGCAATGGATCGCCTTTACGGCAGCTTATGATGGCAATACCGATGTCTACGTTATCCCGGCCGAGGGAGGCACGCCACAACGCCTTACCTGGCACCCGGATGGTGATTTTGTTACTGGATGGACGCCGGATGGACAGGTGCTTTTTCGCTCCGGCAGAGAGGGCCGACCTACCCAGACCAATAAGCTTTATTCCGTCTCCCTGAAAGGTGGGCTACCAGTAGCACTGGACATACCGCGTGCTGCTTACGGCGAAATTTCCGCCAATGGGCAATACCTCGCCTACGTCCCTATCACTTCCTGGGATCCTGAATGGCGCAATTATCGTGGCGGGCAGGCGATGCCCATCTGGATTGTCGATCTCAAAACCAAAGCACTTACGCGCACGCCACAGCCAACCCAGGAGCGGCACCTTGACCCCGTTTGGTGGGAGGGTAAAATTTATTACCTCTCGGAACGAGACCTCGCCAGTAACATCTGGATGTACGACCCCGCTAATGGTAACGAAGAGCAAGTTACGTTCCACAAAAAATTCGATGTCAAAAGCCTTGATGCCGGGCCCGATGCCCTGGTCTATGAGCAAGGAGGTTACCTTCATGTGCTAGACCCAACCACCAAAAAGAGCACCCAAATTGCCATAGAAGTAAAAGGTGATCAAAACTTTGCCCGGCCTCGCTGGGAAGACATCTCTGCTCGTGACTGGGACAATCCCCAGCTATCCCCTACCGGTCAGCGGGTCATCCTTGAGCATCGGGGAGAAATTTTTACGGTACCCAAAGAAAAAGGCAGTTGGCGCAACCTCACCAACAATTCTGGTGCTGCCGACCGCAACCCGATCTGGTCGCCCAAAGGTGATCAAGTTGCTTGGTTTTCAGATGTTAGTGGAGAATACCAACTGCAACTGGCCGACCAACAAGGCAAGCTCATCAAGACTTATGCCCTGCCTAATCCTACCTTCTATTTCCGGCCGGCCTGGTCGCCAGATGGGCGATATATTGCCTACACGGATACTGATTACAACATCTGGTGCCTTGATCTCACGACCGGAAACACAAAACTAGCCGATACCGATCGGTACGCGCATCCTAATCGCGCGATGAATCCCGTATGGTCGCCGGATAGCAAATGGCTGGCCTACGCCAAACAATTGGAAAGTCATTTTAAGGTGGCATTTGCCTTTCAGGTAGAGACCGGCGAACGCATCCAGTTGACGGATGGGATGGCTGATGTGATTTCACCGGTATGGGACAAAGGAGGAAAATACCTCTACTTTTTAGCCAGTACCGATTATGGCCTGAACTCTGGATGGTTGGACATGAGTTCTTTTGATCCAGCGATCAGCCGCAGCTTGTACTGCCTGGTGCTGTCAGCAAAAGCAGAAGGACCAACTTTGGTAGAGAGCGACGAGGAGCCGGTTGGCCCGAAGGAAGAGGAAGAGGAAGAAAAAAGCAAAGACGAAGCCATTACGGTAAACATTGATCCGCAAGGGCTCTTTGGCAGAACGGTAGCTCTCAACGTACCCAGTGGCAACTATATGGGCTTAGAAGCAGGCCTCGCCAATGAAGTCTTCTTGTTGGAAAGCGTACCCAAAACACCCGGGGCTACTGTACACAAGTACAAGCTAGAAGACCATAAGAAAGAAGAATTTTTGACGGGTGTTAGAAATTTCATCACCAGCAATGATGGAGCTCACCTGCTTTATCAAACCAGCAATTGGCACATTGTAGCTACCAAAAGCACTCCTAAAGCGGGCGATGGAAAACTAGACGCTGATTTGAAGATAGCTGTAGATCCACAAGCAGAATATCACCAGATCTTTAAGGAAGGTTGGCGCTATATGCGCGACTTTCTGTACGTGGATAATGTCCATGGCGCGCCTTGGGACAAAGTCTACGAATGGTACGCCCCGTGGATTGACCACGTCCGTCATCGCACCGACCTGAACTATGTAGTAGACATCATGAGTGGGGAGGTGGCCATTGGGCACTCGTACGTAAGTGGTGGCGACTTTCCCGATACCGATCGGGTGCCTGTGGGACTACTAGGTTGTGATTTTAGAGAACAAAATGGGTATTACCAAATTGCCAAAATCTATACGGGTGAACAATGGAATCCCGATGTAAAAGCACCGCTTCACCTGCCGGGCTTGAACGTAAAAGAAGGCGATTATCTTCTGGCCGTTAACGGAAAAAGCCTGAGTGCCCCCACCAACCCCTACCAGCTTTTTGAACAAACCAGCGACCGGGCAATCACTATCACCGTAGCCAGCTCACCGGATGGGGCTGACCGCCGGGAGCTCTTGGTAAAACCCGTTGCCAATGAACGCGACCTCCGCTACTGGGATTGGATCGAAGGCAATCGCCGCAAGGTAGACGAGCTTTCCGACGGGAAGCTGGCTTACGTCTACGTACCCAATACGGGTAACGGTGGCTTTACCTCCTTCAATCGCTACTATTTTGCCCAGCAAGATAAAAAAGGCGTCATTATTGATGAACGCAACAACGGCGGAGGATCGGCCGCAGATTATATGATTGATGTGATGTCGCGGACGCTGTTTGGCTTCTTCAACAGCAAGGCCAATGACCGCCGCCCGTGGACAACACCGATGGCAGGAATATGGGGCCCCAAAGTAATGCTGATCAACGAGCGAGCTGGATCGGGCGGCGACCTCCTTCCCTACATGTTCAAAGCCAAAGGCATTGGTCCGCTGGTAGGTACCCGTACCTGGGGTGGATTGGTAGGCACCTGGGATACACCGCGTTTTGTAGACGGTGGCCGCATGGTAGCCCCACGCGGTGGCTTCTTTGACACCAACGGAAACTGGGCCGTAGAGGGTGAAGGTGTAGCGCCCGACATCGAGGTCATCCAGGATCCCAAATTGGTACTTGAAGGGCATGATCCACAACTGGAACGCGCCGTAAGCGAAGCACTGAGGATGCTGGAAGAGGAAACGTTTGAATTGCCTAATGAACCTAAAGCGCCCGTGCGTTGGAAACGGCCGGAGGGGTTTAAGGAGTAA